The genomic window TGAATTCAAGTTCTCGCTGGCCCGATAGCCCACCCAAATCCCGAGGCGTGAACAGGACCACGCCCCAGTAAACTGGAAAATCGTAGCGAAGCAAAAGAGGCGGTTGACGCACATCGCGGGCAAAGCGGCTGGGCGCAAAGAAGTCTTTGTCCCGGTCAACGGAGTGGCCGCCGTCCAGTAGCAGACCGCCCCATTGGAATGCACCAATGCCGATGCCCGACGTACCCCCTCGCGTCGATATTTCTGTCAGTTTGGACTGTGACAGGTTCAGCTCGAAGCAGTGATTCAGTGCCGCCAGCAAGGACAGCCTCCACTGGGTACCCGAACCAAGCCCATGATGGGGAGGAATCGTCTCGCGGATAACGATCTGCAAGGCTGGATCAACATCCAGCAACTCGCTGCTGGATATGAGTTCTCTCATCACGAACTTTCGTAGCCTGGCGTCGCCGCCACGCACGTTGGCGTGCCCGTGGGGGCAGAAGTCGAACGCGATTCCCGGTTGTTCCAGCGCAATACCGAGACCGCCGTCGATGCGACCCAGTTGACCGTTCATGTCAACGAGCGTGAAATGCAAACGCGATGGGGTGCCAATGCGATTGTGAGTGAAGGTTGAGGACATCGGTAGCCTCTGTGGAATTGACCGGGCAACAGGTGCTGGATACGAAACTGTGGTAACGCAGAAGTTATTCGACGATGGTGGATTTGATTATGTGTGTTCTGTCAATACTATTGCGAGCCATCAACCTGCACCGTAATGATGTCTATGCCGTGATATTTTCGGTGACGCACAGAAGACGCATAATGCCGCAACAGGCGGAACGATATCTCGCTTTCCTCCGGAACCTCGACCTGTTCGCTCAGGTACGCCAGTTGGTCTTCGATGTTCACCTCTTCGAAGACAGCCAGGAACTCTATCTCTATTGTCCCGTTGTTGGGACGCGCAAAGAGGATTAACTTCGGCGCATTATCAGTCGCGTAGTTACCCCCCAGTTGTAACAGACTCGACAGTGCCTCCTCACCTGCGGCACGCAGCCGCTCCGTCGAAGCATCATTCCAGCCGATCCTGGAAGCGAGGTCGCGGAGTAATGCGTCGATCCTGGGCAGAGCGGAGATGTCCAACGCGGTCTCCAGGCGTCTGCGCCTCGGGTTGGTCATCTCTGTGAATGAGGTCATCAGAATCGCAGCCAGAATGCCGGCTGTCATGCCGTTGCCGAGTGACGCGCCCCACGTCTGGCCCAGCAGGTCCAGGAGGATGTTCTGATTCTCCAGGCCCACTCCTATTGAGAGTGCCAGGCCCACCGTCAGAGCCTTTCGATGATCGAGACCGTCCTGCAAGACTGTCCTCATACCTTCCACGAAGAGCAGACCCATTATCATCAACAGGAAAGCCCCCATGACGTGACTGGGAATTGTGAGCAGGATAGTCGCCGCCTTGGGCAAGAACGCCAGTCCGAATAAGATGCCCCCAATAATATATCCAACGCTGCGTGCTGCGACTCCAGTGAGGGTGATGAGCGACACGCAGGAAGGCGAATAGATTATAGTGGGTAGCGTTCCCGCAATTCCGGATAGCAGCGCGCCCAGTCCGTTGGTGTTGAGTGTGCCCTGGACCAGGCGGAAATCGGTCGCCTGTGGCCTGCGTCGCGAAATCTGTTGTATGACAACACTATCGCCACTGGTCTTGATGGCGACTACGAGACTCACAATCACGAACACCGGCAGAAGTGCCCAGAACTCCGCACCCGGTCTCAGGTCGAGCCCCGCCCATACTGCGATATCCGGCAGGTCAAACCAGGGTGCTTCGATTATTCGCCGAGCATCGTACAGTCCGAAGTATGCGGCGACCGCGCAACCCGTTGCGATTCCGATAAGTGGCGACCACAGCCGCCAAATCCCCGAAGCGCGCAGTGCCAGTGCTACGGCGACGATCAATGTCACTGCAGCACTGACTATACCCGCGGCCAGAGGCACCCCTTCGGGTACTTCTTTCAGCCCGTCGAATGCGATTGTCATGACTGTGACTGCTATCAGCATGAGCGCTATGCCTGAGACGACCGGCGTGATGATGCGCCGCAGCAGCGGGAGATAGGCGGCCAGCGCGAACTGCATCAGCGACGACACGACGATGAGACTCGCCAGCATGGACAGATCGCCCTCCTTTAGCGCCAGGACAGAGACCGCTATGAAGTGAGGTCCGGCACCTGTCATGAGCACCTGTCCAGATCCCAGCCGTCCGACCCGACCAGCCTGTAGCGCAGTAATAACGCCACCGATTATAAGCGAGGAAAAGACGGCCCACGATAGGTAGTGATCACTCTGGCTGGCCGCACGGAAGATAATGGTCACAAATAACACCGTGTTGGCCAGGGTGAGCAGGACACCCTGAAAGGCGACGCCAATCGACACTGAGGGAGGACACCGCTCGTCAGGCTCGTATTGGATGGTTTCATTTTTGTGTGCTATACTCAAAGATAGCTCCCAATTCAAACTAATTCTGCAGGATCGTTGATGCGCGCGCCTTCGGGGGCGGAGACTGAGCCTGCCAGCAGTGGGTCGTCGGTTGTTTCCATCCAGGTTTGGAGGCGATGGCGCAGGTCGTCTATCGCGTCCTGATATTTGGGATCAGAGGCGAGGTTATTGGTTTCATGGGGATCAAAAATGAGGTCGTAGAGTTGTTCCGGGGGCTGGTTTTTCTGCCGCCAGCCCTGGGCGAGAAAGTAGGTTTTGCTGGGGCTGCCATCGCAGTTGATGTCGCCGGGGCGCAATGTGGGATACCAGTGGCGGATGTATTTCCATTTTTTTGTGCGAATGGCGCGTTGCGGATCGTAATAGCTGTGGTAGTTGATTTCTGCGAAAATTTCATCGTGGATTTCATCTGTTTCTTCGCGGATGAGTGGTAATATGGATTTGCCTTGTAGCCAGTTTGGATGGTCTATGCCGATTACATCGCACAAGGTGGGGAAGAGGTCAGTTTGTGAGACCATGCCATCAATGACTTTGCCGCCTGAAAAACCCGGTCCGCGCATGATGAGCATGACGCCGATGCCGTGATCGGTGAGGTTGCATTTCATCATGGGGAATGCGATGCCGTGATCTGTGGTGCTGATGACGATGGTGTTGTCGGAAAGACCGGCACGGTCCATGGCGTCGAGGACGCGCCCGGCTTCTGTATCGAGGATGCGAACGCAGGTTTTGTATGCGGCGGTGTCGTATCGAGTTTCGGGGGTGTCGGGAAAGGGCGCAGGGGGTATGCAATAGCGCGGGTCGTCTCCGGGGGCCGGTTCGGGAAAGCTGCGATGGGTGACGGTATATCCAACGTCGAGGAAGAAGGGCTTGTCGTGAGATCGGTTGATGTATGCAATGGCTGCGTCGGAGGTCGCTTGTTGATTTTTAGAGGTGTCAAATATTTCGTCATAACCGATTTCTGAGGGATCGGCTACTGGGGGGCGACCGACGTGCTGAAAACCCGATAGAGCGGTTGTGTAACCCGCTTTTTTGAGGGTGTGAACGAGGTGATGGCTGTAATCGTTGAGCCGAAAGCCGCGGTGGGCAAGTCCCAGCATGCCACAACTGTGGGGCCATTGTCCAGTCAGGAGTGCGGCTCGGCTCGGCGAGCAGGTTGGGTTGGCGCAAAATGCTTGGCGAAAGAGAACGCCCTGTTCGGCGAGGCGCTGAAAATTCGGGGTGGGCATGGCATGTCCAAAGGGCTGAATATATCGACCCGTGTCGTGAGAATGGATGTAGAGGATGTTTGGATGAGACATTGAGTTCTCCTGTGATTGTTACGTATGCGATAGATACGCTCGGAGGTGTTTGAGGGCGCGGCCATTGTCTATTGCTTCTCGCGCCTGTTGAATTGCATCGTGGGGGTCGGCGTTGAAACCGAGTAGATGATCTGTGAGGGCTGCATTGAGTACAATGCGGTCGTAAACTGGACCTTTTTCGCCAGAGAGGGCTGCAAGACCGAGTTCGGCAAAGGTCTGCGCATCGACGGTATTGGGACGTGGATTTTGTGTGTAGTGAAAGCCGTAAGTGGCGGGATTGATGTCGCAAGCATAAGTTTGATCGGCGCGAAAGCCCTGTGAAAAATTGATGGCGTTGCGCGTTTTATCGGTGGGTTTTCCCAGGCGAAGGGAAAAGTGGCTGGTGCCTTCTTCTCCCTTGATTGCGACTGCGGATGTAAATCCGGTCTCGCGTGCGATTTTCAGAAGGGGGATTTCGTATCCCGAATGGTAATAACCGATGACGATGTGATTGCTTCCAGAACAGGTGAAGATTTGCTGCGCTTTTTCTGTAGCAGACCACGGGGGGCGTTTGCCAATGTGGGCGCGAAGGTCGCGGGCTGCATAGGCCGCTGGCGCATATTCGCGCTGGCTGATGTAGGCAAAGCCAATCTCGGGATTTTCGAGTCGTTCTACTGCTTCTGAAAGCGACAGATTGGTGCGGGCATTGAGGGCGTTGAGGATCTGTTCGTCGGTTACACCCCATTTGGGCGGCATGGCATCTACACCGTGAAGCACGGTGGGGCGACCGAGAGCTGCGCGCAGTGCTGCGACAAAAAGGGTGGGTTTGAAGTAGCGGGTTGAGCCATTGTAGGGTTGACCAAAGTGTGTGAGGCTATTTACCTGTACTGTGTGGGCGCATTCGGGCGCAAAGGTCGAGTGGAGGTATCCGCGCACTTCGTCGTAGGATTCGAGGTTCATACGCTGGCCTATTAGTGCGGCACCTTTAAAGCTGGTGCGAATGCTTTCGGTGAGAATGGCTTCGCACATAAGGCGCGTTTGGTCATAGGTGAGATGACCTCCGGCGAGAATGGTTTTTAACGCGGCAATGACGGTTTGCTCGTCGGGTGATTCTGCGGGACAGTGATCTTTAAGGCCGAAGATGTATTGCAGATCTGGTGAGAGGTGGGTTTGTAGAAGGGGGGTATATTGTTCAAAGGCGTTGATTTCCGCCTGGCTCCAGGCTGTTTTGGGCGGGTAATTGCGCCGCAGACGCATGGCGGCAAAGAAGGATCCCATCTGGATATCTGAGACCGGATGAGGCGCTTTGTTTTGCAGGGTATTGAGGATGGCATTCAGTACGGGTTGCGGCTGTGGATCGCCGGATTTGTTGCCCAAAGGACGAGATTGCGTGGGACCTGTACACACACGCGCCTGGGCTTCGAGGACGAGGGGATTGGGATCAAATAGTGGCATAGATGGAAGGTATTGCGGGGATGCGGTGTTGTCAAGAGATTGGAAACGCGAAGGGTAGTGCAGGGGAAAGTCACGGAGGGTGTAAAAGTGCTATACATCCCTCCAATTTGTTTGTATTATGTTTCCTATTAGTCTCACTCCGTGTTTCGTTGGAGATTATAAATCAGAAACTGAGGAATTTTCCAATGTTTTTCAGGTGTTCTCGTTTCGCTTTTCTGATGGGACTGTTTCTGTCCAGGGATGCATTTGCACAGGAAGCTTTGGCTGGCGAGTCGTCTGGCGCGATACAGATGGTTATTGACGTATTGAATGCAGGCTTAAGTGCGATAACCAATTTTCTATCTTCGATTATATTTTTTGATTTTGGCCTGGGTATTCCACTCGTCATTATTGTGCTCGTAAGTGGTGGCATTTATTACTCTTTTTATTGTCGCTGGATCTCTCTGCGCGGAATGAAACATTCGATTGATGTGATTCGCGGAGGGTATGACAGTCCGGATCATCCCGGTGAAATTTCGCATTTTAAGGCATTGACCAGTGCGTTGTCTGCCACTGTGGGTCAGGGGAATATCGCGGGTGTAGCGATTGCGGTGAGTTCTGGGGGACCTGGTGCTGTTTTCTGGATGATTGTCACAGCTTTTTTTGGTATGGCGTCCAAGTTTGTATCCTGTACTCTGTCGGTGATGTATAGAAGAATCCATCACGATGGTCGCGTGTCGGGTGGTCCGATGTACTATCTGGAACAGGGCTTAAAAGAAAAAGGACTTGGGATTTTGGGGCGCGTGATGGCCGTGATTTTTGCCGTGTTGACAGTTGGCGGTTCTCTGGGCATCGGCAATATGTTTCAGGTGAATCAGACAGTTGAAATGCTCGGCACTGTATCTGAGGGATTTAAGACTTATAACTGGGTTGTCGGGATTTTAATGGCGGGGGTAGTGGGCATTGTCATTAGTGGAGGTATCAAGCGCATTGGCACTGTCGCAGCGAGCATTGTACCCTTCATGTGTGGGTTGTACGTGCTCACATCCTTTCTCATTATTCTCGCGCGTATTACCGAATTGCCCAATCTGATTGTGAATATCATTTCCCAGGCGTTTATACCTGAAGCCATGTATGGTGGCTTCATGGGAGCACTGGTTCAAGGGGTGCGCAGGGCGGCTTTTTCCAACGAAGCTGGGTTGGGTTCTGCGGCATTTGCCCATGCGGCAGCCAAAACCGATGAACCCGTGCGTCAGGGGATAGTGGCGATGATTGGACCATTTATTGACACCGTTATTATATGTTTAATGACGGCATTGGTTTGTATGATTACGGGTGCGTATCAGTTGCCCGAGTTTCAAGGGCAAAGTGGATATCTCGTGGGTATCCAGATGACATCTGTGGCATTTGATTCGTTCGCGCCCGGGTCGCGTTATGTCATCGCAATTGTGGCAATGTTCTTTGCCTATACGACGGTGATCGCGTGGGCATATTACGGCGAGCGAGCGTGGGAATATCTTTTTGGATTGCGATCTACTCTGACGTATCGAATTGTTTTTGTGTGCTTTGTATTTATCGGGTCTGTCACCGCGCTAAAGAGTGTGGTCGATTTTTCCGACGCGATGATTTTTGCAATGGCATTTCCGAATATTGTCGGCTGTATTATTATGTGTCCGCAGATCAAAGACAGGCTCAACGAATACTGGGGGCGCTACAAGGCGGGTGAGATAAAGGCGTATCCGAGGAACCCATATTGATAACACTTATAAGACGGGCTGACCATCACAGGTGAACCCGTTTTGTGTGTACTATAAAATAAGAATAAAAAAAAGATTTGACTTTCGCATAGACAAGTAATATTTTAGCTGAACTTCTCAATTCCCTGCAAGGAAACATCTCGCTATGGGGCGCAATGGCTCTTGACCGAATTGCGTGCGTTTGTTTTTTGCACGCGCCGTGCGGCAAGAGCTTTCGTAGATAATTTCACACATCAGGATACAGATCCATGGAGATTAAAACCCAAAGAGAAAATGGCATTTTAATCGCGAACGTGAATGGCCGGGTTGATAGTGCCAATGCCCGCGAGTTCGAAAATGTATTAAGCTCTGCAATCAGTGACGACGACACATGCGTGATCGTAGATTTTGGGGGGCTTTCTTACATTAGTAGTTCGGGCCTGCGGGTCATTTTGCTGGTTGCCAAGTCACTCCGGAATCGCAATGCGGAATTCGCGCTTTGCTCGCTTTCTGGTCCCATCGGAGAGGTCTTCAAAATCAGCGGATTTGACAAGATCATTTCGATCTACGACTCACAGGCAGAGGCTTGCGCCGCTCTGGGCGGATAACCTGCTATGGCGTGTGCTCTCAAGCCATAGATGAGAGTTTTGGCGTATCTCGCCTGTTGCACAGACCGATTTAGCTCGCCAGGCTTACTGTGTGCTTTCTCCAATCGGGTTGCAAGCGCTATCAGACCCATCAATCCGATTTTCCTGTGTATCTGGTCCATAGATCACTTTCCAGGGTATTTCTCATGCCCCGTATATCCGCTTTCAAAACCTCCCGAATACCAGCCAACCTTCTACCTGGTGTCGCGCAGTTTGTCATTACAAAATGATCGGTCTGGCATTTATCTACTTTAGTAACTCTCCCCGGAACCCTTTCCACACAAGTGAGTAAAAAAGATAGGTCCATTAAGCGAGGACTTTTGCTATCGCAACCATTGTGCTCCGATCAAAGAATGCTTAACATTGGTATAAGTAAAACACCATTAATCAAAGAGGCGCATATATGAAAAAGGCGCAATACAAAATACTCGTGGTTGATGACGAACCCGATCTCGAACATCTCGTGCGACAGCGCATGCGGCGCGATGTTCGCGCCGGACACTACGAATTCGTCTTTGCCTACAACGGCATTGAGGCTCTCGAGGTGCTGAACGCGGATCCGGATATCGATATGGTGCTTTCGGACATCAATATGCCGCGGATGGATGGTCTCACACTGCTCGAACAGATGTCGCAAGTCGATCCCGACCTCCGGGCTGTCATTGTCTCGGCTTATGGCGATATGAAAAATATCCGTACGGCCATGAATCGAGGGGCATTCGACTTTGTTACCAAGCCCATTGATTTTCAGGATCTGAGGGTCACGATTGAGCGCACTTTGGAACACCTGCAG from Gemmatimonadota bacterium includes these protein-coding regions:
- a CDS encoding sulfatase, with the protein product MSHPNILYIHSHDTGRYIQPFGHAMPTPNFQRLAEQGVLFRQAFCANPTCSPSRAALLTGQWPHSCGMLGLAHRGFRLNDYSHHLVHTLKKAGYTTALSGFQHVGRPPVADPSEIGYDEIFDTSKNQQATSDAAIAYINRSHDKPFFLDVGYTVTHRSFPEPAPGDDPRYCIPPAPFPDTPETRYDTAAYKTCVRILDTEAGRVLDAMDRAGLSDNTIVISTTDHGIAFPMMKCNLTDHGIGVMLIMRGPGFSGGKVIDGMVSQTDLFPTLCDVIGIDHPNWLQGKSILPLIREETDEIHDEIFAEINYHSYYDPQRAIRTKKWKYIRHWYPTLRPGDINCDGSPSKTYFLAQGWRQKNQPPEQLYDLIFDPHETNNLASDPKYQDAIDDLRHRLQTWMETTDDPLLAGSVSAPEGARINDPAELV
- a CDS encoding alanine/glycine:cation symporter family protein; this encodes MFFRCSRFAFLMGLFLSRDAFAQEALAGESSGAIQMVIDVLNAGLSAITNFLSSIIFFDFGLGIPLVIIVLVSGGIYYSFYCRWISLRGMKHSIDVIRGGYDSPDHPGEISHFKALTSALSATVGQGNIAGVAIAVSSGGPGAVFWMIVTAFFGMASKFVSCTLSVMYRRIHHDGRVSGGPMYYLEQGLKEKGLGILGRVMAVIFAVLTVGGSLGIGNMFQVNQTVEMLGTVSEGFKTYNWVVGILMAGVVGIVISGGIKRIGTVAASIVPFMCGLYVLTSFLIILARITELPNLIVNIISQAFIPEAMYGGFMGALVQGVRRAAFSNEAGLGSAAFAHAAAKTDEPVRQGIVAMIGPFIDTVIICLMTALVCMITGAYQLPEFQGQSGYLVGIQMTSVAFDSFAPGSRYVIAIVAMFFAYTTVIAWAYYGERAWEYLFGLRSTLTYRIVFVCFVFIGSVTALKSVVDFSDAMIFAMAFPNIVGCIIMCPQIKDRLNEYWGRYKAGEIKAYPRNPY
- a CDS encoding STAS domain-containing protein, whose amino-acid sequence is MEIKTQRENGILIANVNGRVDSANAREFENVLSSAISDDDTCVIVDFGGLSYISSSGLRVILLVAKSLRNRNAEFALCSLSGPIGEVFKISGFDKIISIYDSQAEACAALGG